AGAGTACTTGTAAACTCGGGGCTGCCGGGCAGGAACTGTGCGCAGTTCCGGACCCGCCAAACCAGCTCTTCATAGCTGTCGGCCAGAATATTTACATGCCCCAGCTTGCGCCCCGGGCGCTCACCTTTATTGTAGAGGTGAACATGAGCGTAGGGCAGTTCCAGTATGCGTTCAATGTCTCCATGCTCGCCGATGATGTTTATCATGCAGCTAAGCCCCCGGGCTTCCACATTACCCAGGGCATGGCCGCTGACAGCGCGAATGTGGTTTTCAAACTGACTGGTCATGGCGCCTTCGATGGTCCAGTGCCCGGAGTTGTGCACTCGCGGCGCCATTTCGTTGGCGACCAGCCCGTCATTGGTTTCAAAAAGCTCGAGGGTTAATACGCCCACGTAGTTCAATTCGTTCAGCAGAGATTTGATGTATTTCTCTGCGTCTTGCTGAATGTGTGCCTGAAGGGCAGGCGCGGGAGCAATGGAATAACGAAGGATGCCTTCGTGGTGGGTGTTCTCGGCGATGGGGTAGAAGGCCAGGTCGCCGTCCTCGGCGCGCACGGCAATAATCGATACTTCACGTTTGAAGTTGACGAACTTTTCGACGATCACCCGTGGGTGCCCGATGCTGCTCCAAGCGGCTTGTGCTTCTTCCGGTGTTTTCAGGACGGCCTGACCTTTGCCGTCGTAGCCTTCGGTGATGGACTTGGCAACCACCGGGCAGCCGAGTTCTTCGGCAGCGGCTTTGAGTGACTCGGCGCTGTCTGCAATTTGCCATTGGGGTGTGGGGATGCCCAGGCGGCCGAACAGGGTCTTTTCGGCTTCGCGGTTCTGGCAAACTTCCAGGGCCCTGGGGCAGGGATGCACGGGTTTGTGTTTGGCGAGTTCTTCTGCCACGGCGACGGGCAGGTGTTCGAATTCGTAGGTAACGCGGTCCACCCGGGAGATGAAGTCGTCCAGGTATTGGCCGTCACGGTCGATGATCACTTCGCCAAGACCGGCGCTGGGGCTGCCGGACATGTCATAGAACACGAAGTCTTTGGCCAGGGGGTAGCCTGCGAGGGCTAGCATGCGGCCTAGCTGGCCGGCGCCAAGTACACCAATTCTCATGTAATTTCTCCTGCCACTGTTTCGGCTCTGACATTGGTGGTGTGAGCAGTTCGGGGAAGGCTTTCCAAAACACGCTCAAGCCCATCCATGGGGCGCTTGGGCTCCGCCATCCATGGCTCCGCACAGTTTTGGAAAGCCTTCCCCGAACTGCTCATCCAGCCTTGGGAGTTGGCTTCACTGATCTCTGGGATCAGGATTGTCCAGAATCGTTTGTGTTTGGGTTGTCCTGAATTCGTCAACGGCCTTTCGCACGTTGTCATCGAACGTGCCAATAATCTGTGCTGCCAGCAGGCCAGCGTTGGTGGCGCCCGCCTTCCCGATGGCCAGGGTGCCAACGGCGATGCCGCCGGGCATCTGTACGATAGACAGCAGTGAATCCAGGCCGTTCAGGGCCTTTGATTGTACAGGAACGCCCAGGACTGGCAGAGAGGTCTGGGAGGCAACCATGCCGGGTAGGTGAGCTGCACCGCCGGCGCCTGCAATGATGACTTTCAGGCCGCGGTCGGCTGCGGTTTTGGCGTAGTCAAAGAGCAGGTCGGGTGTGCGGTGGGCGGAAACCACCCGGGTTTCGT
The window above is part of the Marinobacter sp. THAF197a genome. Proteins encoded here:
- a CDS encoding 5-(carboxyamino)imidazole ribonucleotide synthase, with translation MRIGVLGAGQLGRMLALAGYPLAKDFVFYDMSGSPSAGLGEVIIDRDGQYLDDFISRVDRVTYEFEHLPVAVAEELAKHKPVHPCPRALEVCQNREAEKTLFGRLGIPTPQWQIADSAESLKAAAEELGCPVVAKSITEGYDGKGQAVLKTPEEAQAAWSSIGHPRVIVEKFVNFKREVSIIAVRAEDGDLAFYPIAENTHHEGILRYSIAPAPALQAHIQQDAEKYIKSLLNELNYVGVLTLELFETNDGLVANEMAPRVHNSGHWTIEGAMTSQFENHIRAVSGHALGNVEARGLSCMINIIGEHGDIERILELPYAHVHLYNKGERPGRKLGHVNILADSYEELVWRVRNCAQFLPGSPEFTSTLTPRG
- the purE gene encoding 5-(carboxyamino)imidazole ribonucleotide mutase, whose translation is MQPLVGLIMGSKSDWPTMEHAADMLEKLGIAYETRVVSAHRTPDLLFDYAKTAADRGLKVIIAGAGGAAHLPGMVASQTSLPVLGVPVQSKALNGLDSLLSIVQMPGGIAVGTLAIGKAGATNAGLLAAQIIGTFDDNVRKAVDEFRTTQTQTILDNPDPRDQ